The following nucleotide sequence is from Streptomyces leeuwenhoekii.
AGCGGTCCGTGCCCGCCTCGGGGTCGACGGGTTCGCCCTCCCCGCCCGGCTGGTCGCCGACGCCGTCCCCGGCCGGCTCGGCCACGTCGGGCACCTCCTGCGCCAGCCGTTCGTCGAGGGTCTCCCCGTCGTGCTGCTCGGCGGCCGTGATCCCGTGCTTGGTGACGCCCAGCGGCTTCTCCGGCGGGGAGTAGCCCTCGTCGAGCATGTCGTCGTAGGTGCGCTCGTCGACGGCGTCCTGCAGGTCGAGCGGCGCGGCGTCCTCCTGCTCCTCGTTGTTTCCGGTGGGCTGGTAGGCGTCGTCCGCCATGGGGTCGGTGCCCATCGCTGCCTCCCTTTCACGCTGCGTCGCCTCGGTCCGTCCCGATCCTCCCGATCGTCTCGGTCGTCTCGGTGTCAGCCTTCGCGTTTCCCGTTACGCGATCTCTAACCTCGGCGTGCCGTGAGAGGGCGATCACCTGCCGGACGCGCGGTCGCACCGGGCCGGGCCGCGTGGGAGTGCCGGCGGCTCGGGGCGGCCGGACCGCCGGCGCGAGAGTCCCGGCCGCCTGGCCGGGCGCGGGCCGTCACGGGGACGCCACAGGTCCGTCCCGCTTGCGGTGGCGCTGCTCGACCAGCTCGCGGCTCAGCTCCTCCGCCTCGGTCAGCCGGTCGAAGCCCGCCTCGGTGATCACCGCCAGGATCGGGAAGATCCGCCGGGTCAGGTCCGGGCCGCCGATGGCGGAGTCGTCGTCCGCCGCGTCGTACAGGGCCTGCAGTGCGGCCAGGGCGGCCTCGCGCCCCGGCGGACACGGACCGCCCGGGCGCAGGGGGCGCTGACGGCCGGGGCTCACCGGGGAGCGGCCGTGCCGTCCGCCGGGGGTGCGACGCGGACCTGGAGGTCGCTGACGCGGTGCGGGGTCCAGGACCGGGCGTAGCGCGGCGGGGTGCCGCCCGGCCCGGTGAGGGCGGCGACCGGCA
It contains:
- a CDS encoding DUF5709 domain-containing protein, with amino-acid sequence MGTDPMADDAYQPTGNNEEQEDAAPLDLQDAVDERTYDDMLDEGYSPPEKPLGVTKHGITAAEQHDGETLDERLAQEVPDVAEPAGDGVGDQPGGEGEPVDPEAGTDRSGRLVAPDEGVRTDTTKETVGDDVGVDGGAAGAEEAAVHVVEDDTVLPDSPDYPGYLQEREGRPGKPG